The Taeniopygia guttata chromosome 31, bTaeGut7.mat, whole genome shotgun sequence genomic sequence TTCACCCCCACGtgtaaaaattcatttttactCATATTTTACATACACGTATGTATAAAAAACTCCATTTTATTCCGGCTTTACACACAGGTTACTCCCAGgtgaaaaaattcctttttactCATATTTTACACACGTGTATGTATAAAAAACTCCATTTTATTCCAGCATTACACAGAGGTTACTCCCAGGTGTAAAAAACTCCATTTTATTCCAGCTTTACACACACGTTACTCCCGGTTGTAACACTCCGATTTACTCCAGGTGTCCCaaggggtcaggggtcaggggtcagaggtcacggggggctcctgcagcccctgcagctcccgCAGGCcctggggggggaggggcagagcgtgggagggggcgtggccagcCTTGAGGGGGCGTGGCCCGCCTGAGGGGGCGTGGCCCGCCGGGAGGGGCGTGGCCAGgtgagggggcgtggccaggtGAGAGGGCGGGGTTACCTCCAGCACCAGGCGGATGTGGGCGCGGATCTTGGCGCCGTCGCGCGTCAGCGATTCGCTGAGCCTGCGGGGGGCGGGGCTTAGGTGGGTGTGGCCCGATGATTTGCATGACAAAGCCACGCCCCTTTTGTCATTAGGGTGGGGTGCGCCTTCCTTTTATGGTGTGGGCGTGGTGGGCGTGGCATGAGGGAGGAAACGCCTTTTTTGGTGTGGGTGTGGCCAAAGGGGGCGTGGTTTTCCCACCTGGAGCCGCCTGTGAGCACAGGTGCGCGCAAAGGGGCGTGGCCTAAGTGGGTGTGGTCCAAAACGGGCGTGGCCTAAGTGGGTGTGGTCCAAAAGGGGCGTGGACACCTCCCATCCCAAATACAGCAGGATTGGGGCGTGGCACTGGGGCGTGGCACTGGGGTGGGCGTGGTATTGGGATGGGcgtggcactgggatgggcgtggcactgggatgggcgTGGCACTGGGGcgtggcactgggatgggcgtggcactgggatgggcgtggcactgggatgggcgTGGCACTGGGGCGTGGCACTGGGGTGGGCGTGGTATTGGGATGGGcgtggcactgggatgggcgtggcactgggatgggcgTGGCACTGGGGcgtggcactgggatgggcgTGGCTCCCCAATTGGGCGTTACCTCGATGGGTGTGGCCTCAACAAAGGGGCGTGGCCAAGGCAGAATGACCAATGGCGCGCTCAGTGTTTGTGGGTGTGGTCAGGGCGTGGCAGGGGGCGTGGCCAAGGCAGAATGACCAATGGCGTGCTCAGGGTTTGTGGGCGTGGTCAGGGCGTGGCAGGGGCGTGGCAGGGGGGCGTGGCCAAGGCAGAATGACCAATGGCGCGCTCAGGGTTTGTGGGCGTGGTCAGGGCGTGGCATGGGCGTGGCCAGGGGGCGTGGCCAAGGCAGAATGACCAATGGCGCGCTCAGGGTTTGTGGGTGTGGTCAGGGCGTGGCAGGGGCGTGACGGGGGCGTGGCAGGGGGGGCGTGGCCAAGGCAGAATGACCAACGGCGCGCTCAGGGTCTGTGGGCGTGGTCAGGGCGTGGCCAGGGCGTGGTGTGGGCGTGGCCAAGGCAGAATGACCAATGGCGCGCTCAGGGTTTGTGGGTGTGGTCGGGGCGTGGCAGGGGCGTGGCAGGGGGCGTGGCAGGGGGCGTGGCCAAGCCAGAATGACCAATGGCACGCTCAGGGTTTGTGGGCGTGGTCAGGGCATGGCAGGGGCGTGGCAGGGGGCATGACAGGGGGGCGTGGCCAAGTCAGAATGACCAATGGCGCGCTCAGGGTTTGTGGGCGTGGTCAGGGCGTGGCAGGGGCGCGGCAGGGGGGGCGTGGCCAAGGCAGAATGACCAATGGCGTGCTCAGGGTTTGTGGGCGTGGTCAGGGCGTGGTCAGGGCGTGGCAGGGGGGGCGTGGCCAAGGCAGAATGACCAATGGCGTGCTCAGGGTTTGTGGGCGTGGTCGGGGCGTGGCAGGGGCGTGGCCAAAGCAGACTGACCAATGGCATGCTCAGGGTTTGTGGGCGTGGTCAGGGCGTGGCAGGGGCGTGGCAGGGGGGCGTGGCCAAGGCAGAATGACCAATGGCGTGCTCAGGGTTTGTGGGCGTGGTCAGGGCGTGGTCAGGGCGTGGCAGGGGCGTGGCTCCCCAATTGGGGCGTGACCTCGATGGGTGTGGTCTCAACAAAGGGGCGTGGCCAAGGCAGAATGACCAATGGCGCGCTCAGGGTTGGTGGGCGTGGTCAGGGCGTGGTAGGGGCGTGGCGGGGGCGTGGCAGGGGCGTGGCAGGGGGCGTGGCCAGGCCGTCTCACCTCTGCAGGAGCGAACTGCGGCGCTCCAGGTGCCGAAGGGCCTCGGGCAGCGTCAGCTCCGCGAAGAATCCGAACCCCAAAGCCACGAAAACGCGCCGGGGGTCCGGGCTGGGGGCAGAAAAGGGGTCTGGGGGGTGCCccgaggggttttggggggtcccaggggtgggGGAGGTTCAGGGGAAtcgaattttggggtttttggggagggtttgggatcTCAAAGGGAATTTCGGGGGGAGTTGGGAGTTTTCCTAAAAGGGGTCCCAAAAGTGCCCCAATTGGGTCtggggagttctggggggaCTCAGCggagttttggggttcctgaagtggtttttgggggtcgGAGCCAGTTTTTGGGGGTCTGAGATGGTTTTTGAGGGTCCGAGACATTTTTTGGGGGCTCTTTGACGATTTTTGTGTCTGAGGAGGTTTTTGGGCCATCGGAGGAAGTTTTTGGAGGGTCTGAGGAGGTCTTTTGGGGGCCTGAGGAGGTTTTTGGAAGGTCTGAGGGGGTTTTCGGGGGGTCTGaggacatttttggggggtctgaggaggtttttgggggCCTGAGGAGGTTTTTGGAAGGTCTGAGGGGGTTTTCAGGGGGTCTGaggacatttttggggggtctgaggaggtttttggggttctgagATGGTTTTTGAGGGTCTGAGACATTTTTTGGGGGCTCTTTGACGATTTTTGTGTCtgaggagatttttggggggtctgaagagatttttggggggtctgaggaggtttttggggggccTGAGGAGGTTTTTGGAAGGTCTGAGGAGGTTTTCAGGGGGTCTGAcgagatttttggggggtctgaggaggtttttggggggtctgaggaggtttttggggggacTGAGGAGGTTTTTGGAAGGTCTGAGGGGGTTTTCAGGGGGTCTGAagaggtttttggggggtctgaggaggtttttggggggtctgaagagatttttggggggtctgaagtgatttttggggggtctgaggagatttttggggggtctgaaAAGATTTTTGGGGCACCAGCCCCACTCACACTTCCGCACTGACGAAGAAATTGCAGCCGAGATCCACCTGAGTGTGCAGGGGGGCGTCGACgtcctggggaccccaaaaccccccgagacccccgggGTCACACAGAGagccccaaacacccccagggacccccaaacacccccagggacccccaaacacccccaaggacccccaaacacccccagggaccccaaatctcagcacccaaacaccccca encodes the following:
- the UXT gene encoding protein UXT (The RefSeq protein has 1 substitution compared to this genomic sequence), which gives rise to MAAAEKAQRYEAFVSDVLQRDLRRVQEQRDAVFEQQAQVLQLRSALSRLQDVDAPLHTQVDLGCNFFVSAEVPDPQRVFVALGFGFFAELTLPEALRHLERRSSLLQRLSESLTRDGAKIRAHIRLVLEGLRELQGLQEPPVTSDP